One region of Parerythrobacter jejuensis genomic DNA includes:
- a CDS encoding NADP-dependent oxidoreductase: MPTTARQWLLNGHPRGRGIEDGDFKLVETEIADPGEGEVLLKTHFLGFDPAQKGWMENIADYVAPMALGDVMRGSGISEVIASNHPKFHVGEFVFGSIGWTEYLVSNGEGLTKVETSLPPTAVLSVLGTTGVTAYCGLFKVGKPVAGDTVLVSGAAGATGSVVGQLAKIAGCRAVGIAGGPEKCKWLVEEAGYDAAIDYKAGGVKEQIKEHCPGGVDVIFDNVGGSILDDMLANIATGARVVICGGISRYETGDLPSGPKNYFNLIFRRASMAGFIVLDWAAEFPAIRKRLEGFVHDGSLSYQEDIQEGFENAPETLNRLFRGANRGKQMLKL, from the coding sequence ATGCCGACGACAGCACGCCAATGGCTTCTGAACGGACATCCGCGCGGGCGCGGCATTGAAGACGGTGATTTCAAACTGGTCGAAACCGAAATCGCCGATCCCGGCGAAGGCGAAGTTTTGCTCAAGACCCATTTTCTGGGTTTTGATCCGGCGCAAAAGGGCTGGATGGAGAACATTGCAGACTATGTCGCCCCGATGGCGCTTGGCGATGTGATGCGCGGCAGCGGAATCAGCGAAGTGATCGCCAGCAATCATCCCAAATTCCATGTCGGCGAATTTGTCTTCGGCAGTATCGGCTGGACCGAATATCTGGTCAGCAATGGCGAAGGCCTGACCAAGGTTGAAACCAGCTTGCCGCCGACCGCCGTACTCTCGGTTTTGGGCACAACAGGTGTAACTGCCTATTGCGGCCTGTTCAAAGTGGGCAAGCCGGTGGCAGGTGACACGGTGCTGGTTTCCGGAGCAGCCGGAGCGACGGGTTCGGTCGTCGGCCAGTTGGCAAAAATTGCCGGGTGCCGCGCTGTCGGGATCGCGGGTGGACCGGAAAAGTGCAAATGGCTGGTCGAGGAAGCTGGCTATGACGCCGCCATTGATTACAAGGCGGGCGGCGTGAAAGAACAGATCAAGGAGCACTGCCCGGGCGGAGTTGATGTGATCTTCGACAATGTCGGCGGATCGATCCTCGATGATATGCTGGCCAATATCGCAACCGGTGCGCGGGTTGTTATCTGCGGCGGTATCAGCCGCTACGAGACAGGCGACTTACCGTCCGGGCCGAAGAACTATTTCAACCTGATCTTCCGCCGCGCCAGTATGGCAGGGTTCATCGTGCTCGATTGGGCAGCGGAATTTCCTGCCATTCGCAAGCGGCTCGAAGGCTTCGTGCATGATGGCAGCCTGAGCTATCAGGAAGACATCCAGGAAGGGTTCGAAAACGCGCCCGAAACGCTCAACCGGCTGTTCCGGGGCGCCAATCGCGGCAAGCAGATGCTGAAACTTTAG
- the mobA gene encoding NTP transferase domain-containing protein, which produces MPRANRPSNSTEAHVNILGAVLAGGKARRFGSDKAYALVDGERLIDRVSAALAAQTQAVLVCGRDETGFECIADRPDTGLGPLGGLNAALHFAAGNGYNAVLSAGCDVHNLPTDLIDALAGSGPAIVQSQPVIGLWPAALAPELDAFLASGGRALYGFAEHVGARKVRFDPPLANVNTPGDLPGAH; this is translated from the coding sequence ATGCCGAGGGCAAACCGTCCGAGCAATTCGACTGAGGCCCATGTGAACATTCTGGGCGCCGTCCTCGCAGGGGGCAAAGCGCGACGTTTCGGCAGCGACAAGGCGTATGCCCTGGTCGATGGCGAACGCCTGATTGATCGGGTCTCGGCTGCCCTGGCGGCGCAGACTCAGGCAGTGCTTGTGTGCGGGCGGGACGAAACCGGCTTCGAGTGTATCGCGGACCGGCCTGATACAGGCTTGGGGCCTCTAGGGGGCCTGAACGCTGCGCTGCATTTCGCCGCGGGCAATGGTTATAATGCAGTGCTCAGCGCAGGATGCGATGTCCACAATCTACCAACGGACCTGATCGACGCGCTGGCCGGGTCAGGCCCGGCGATTGTGCAAAGCCAGCCTGTCATCGGCCTGTGGCCTGCGGCCCTGGCGCCGGAGCTGGATGCATTTCTGGCTAGCGGTGGACGCGCTCTTTACGGCTTTGCCGAGCATGTGGGCGCACGCAAGGTCCGTTTCGATCCGCCACTTGCCAATGTGAATACGCCCGGCGACTTGCCCGGCGCGCATTAG
- a CDS encoding putative quinol monooxygenase, whose amino-acid sequence MAKIVISAQIDLDPAKREEALKSAQKWIDGALSQDGCIHYDWSADLNNPARVNVFEEWESEESLAHHFANKEYAGMLAHMGSFGIENAVSKKYRVDAEGPVYNAEGKPSEQFD is encoded by the coding sequence ATGGCCAAGATTGTCATTTCCGCCCAGATCGACCTTGATCCAGCCAAACGTGAAGAAGCGCTCAAATCGGCCCAGAAATGGATCGACGGCGCGTTGTCGCAGGATGGCTGCATCCATTACGATTGGAGCGCCGATCTCAACAATCCGGCACGCGTGAATGTGTTCGAAGAATGGGAGAGCGAAGAATCGCTGGCCCATCATTTCGCGAACAAGGAATATGCCGGAATGCTGGCCCATATGGGATCGTTCGGGATCGAGAATGCGGTCAGCAAGAAATACCGGGTGGATGCTGAAGGGCCAGTCTACAATGCCGAGGGCAAACCGTCCGAGCAATTCGACTGA
- a CDS encoding nuclear transport factor 2 family protein: MFTGPIEDRLAIRELHEIYGDGVVRFDAETWGSVWADDADWGFMGMDIKGRDKIVEVWLGAMANFEAVSFSCVPAAIEVDGDTATSRVQTQEVLKGKDGSTRMIGGLYTDDLVKRDGRWVYAKRVFEIVAEYNPQGE; encoded by the coding sequence ATGTTTACTGGCCCTATCGAAGATCGCCTGGCGATCCGCGAGCTGCATGAAATCTATGGCGACGGCGTGGTCCGCTTCGACGCGGAGACCTGGGGCTCGGTCTGGGCCGATGATGCCGATTGGGGCTTCATGGGCATGGATATCAAGGGCCGCGACAAGATCGTCGAAGTGTGGCTGGGGGCGATGGCCAATTTCGAAGCGGTCAGCTTCAGCTGTGTGCCAGCTGCGATCGAGGTCGATGGCGATACCGCCACATCACGCGTCCAGACCCAGGAAGTGCTGAAGGGCAAAGATGGCTCGACCCGCATGATCGGCGGCCTCTATACCGATGATCTGGTCAAGCGGGACGGGCGCTGGGTCTATGCCAAGCGCGTCTTCGAAATTGTTGCCGAATACAATCCGCAAGGGGAATAA